The following are encoded together in the Parabacteroides chongii genome:
- a CDS encoding LytR/AlgR family response regulator transcription factor: protein MNTKITATIVDDEQGNRENLLRMIRTYCPQISISAICSSVTEARTVLPEAKPDILFLDIRLGDDTGFSLLESLPDIPFEVIFVTAYDSYAIQAIRFSALDYLLKPIDPEELTHAVDKAIQVVLRKQENKRMQNLLQNTRAIDKQKKIALSVADKIEFVEIGSIIRCESESNYTTFYLKTGEKLVVSKTLKEFDELLTPYHFLRVHQSHLINLDEIKSFIKSDGGYIRMKDGSSIPISRQRRNYVMDVLKEL from the coding sequence ATGAATACGAAAATAACCGCAACAATTGTAGATGACGAGCAGGGAAACCGGGAGAACCTGCTCCGTATGATCAGGACCTATTGCCCGCAGATCAGCATATCGGCCATCTGCAGTTCCGTTACGGAAGCTCGTACCGTCCTACCCGAAGCAAAACCGGATATCCTCTTTTTGGATATCCGGCTGGGTGACGATACCGGTTTTTCCCTTCTGGAAAGTCTTCCGGATATTCCTTTTGAGGTGATCTTTGTAACCGCCTACGACAGCTATGCGATCCAGGCAATCCGTTTCAGTGCACTCGACTATCTATTGAAACCGATCGACCCGGAAGAGCTAACACATGCCGTAGACAAAGCCATCCAGGTAGTCTTGCGGAAACAGGAAAACAAACGGATGCAGAACCTCCTGCAGAACACGCGGGCGATAGACAAACAAAAAAAAATAGCACTGTCTGTCGCCGATAAAATAGAGTTTGTAGAGATCGGCTCCATCATCCGTTGCGAGTCGGAAAGCAACTATACGACTTTCTATCTAAAGACAGGTGAGAAACTGGTTGTCTCCAAAACATTAAAAGAATTCGACGAGCTATTAACCCCTTATCATTTCCTGCGCGTACACCAATCGCATCTGATCAACCTGGATGAGATCAAAAGTTTCATCAAAAGCGACGGAGGATATATCCGCATGAAAGACGGATCGTCCATCCCTATCTCCCGGCAACGGCGAAACTACGTGATGGATGTTTTAAAGGAATTATGA
- a CDS encoding 2-hydroxyacid dehydrogenase family protein, with the protein MTKILVTYDMFREGFTELESKYDVTFPDGRDFTYEEVFEMIPEYDVLCSMFDFPVNKELIDHAPNLKMVANYAVGYNNIDVAYCLEKGITVANTPDPVTAPTANLALGLMIDTARRITECDRKLRTLGKEMKIGVLENLGVNITGQTLGIIGMGRIGKALAKRANACGMEVIYHNRRQLYVDEETKLNVTYASMEELLAQSDFVSLNAPYTPDTYHIIGEEELKQMKPSAILINTARGPLVDEQALVKALQDGTIHGAGLDVFEFGDYPLPELLEMDNVVLTPHIGTQTLDVRIVMARTVCNNVIGFLEGDRPVSRVMRP; encoded by the coding sequence ATGACAAAGATATTAGTAACCTACGACATGTTCCGTGAAGGCTTCACGGAGCTGGAAAGCAAGTATGATGTGACTTTTCCCGACGGAAGAGATTTCACCTATGAGGAAGTGTTCGAAATGATTCCGGAGTATGATGTATTATGCTCCATGTTCGACTTTCCGGTGAACAAGGAATTGATAGACCATGCACCCAATCTGAAAATGGTGGCCAATTACGCAGTAGGTTACAATAATATCGATGTGGCTTACTGCCTGGAAAAAGGTATTACGGTAGCCAATACCCCTGACCCGGTGACCGCCCCTACCGCCAACCTAGCACTCGGTCTGATGATCGACACCGCCCGCCGCATTACCGAATGCGACCGTAAGTTGCGCACTTTAGGCAAGGAAATGAAAATAGGCGTACTCGAAAATCTGGGTGTGAATATTACCGGACAAACATTGGGTATCATAGGTATGGGACGTATTGGAAAGGCGCTTGCCAAACGTGCGAACGCCTGTGGCATGGAAGTGATTTACCATAACCGTCGCCAGTTATATGTGGATGAAGAAACGAAACTGAACGTGACTTACGCCTCTATGGAGGAACTCTTGGCACAATCCGATTTCGTTTCTTTGAATGCTCCTTATACCCCCGACACCTATCATATCATCGGTGAAGAAGAGTTGAAGCAGATGAAGCCGTCCGCTATCCTGATTAACACCGCCCGCGGCCCGTTGGTAGACGAACAGGCGCTGGTGAAGGCTTTGCAGGACGGAACGATTCATGGTGCCGGTCTGGATGTATTTGAATTTGGCGATTATCCGCTGCCGGAACTGCTGGAAATGGATAATGTCGTATTGACCCCGCATATAGGAACGCAGACCTTGGATGTACGTATCGTCATGGCCCGTACGGTTTGCAATAACGTTATCGGATTTTTGGAAGGCGACCGTCCCGTATCACGTGTCATGCGTCCATGA
- a CDS encoding TIGR02757 family protein, with the protein MDEQIKEKLRHWAKEYNVDTFIPDDPVQFPHRYTEKKDIEISAFLTSWISYGRRELILRKANELHAVMGVSPYCWIMEEGYKDLPGNAVEPGKRDTFYRFYTYSHLRQLCERLKCIYEKHESLEDALATSPYPNPITKIQDVFSGIEGIPVLTGTSACKRLAMFLRWMVRKDGIVDFGIWGTSIRPHELIIPLDTHVHQISLELGLTAQKNATLKTAIEITEALKEVFPDDPCLGDFALFGYDINRKTL; encoded by the coding sequence ATGGATGAACAGATAAAAGAAAAGCTCCGCCATTGGGCAAAAGAATATAACGTAGATACCTTTATCCCGGACGATCCGGTACAGTTTCCGCACCGGTACACCGAAAAGAAAGACATAGAAATATCCGCCTTTCTCACTTCCTGGATCTCTTACGGACGACGGGAACTGATCTTGCGGAAGGCAAACGAACTGCATGCGGTGATGGGTGTCAGTCCGTACTGCTGGATCATGGAGGAAGGTTATAAAGACTTGCCGGGAAATGCGGTGGAACCGGGCAAAAGGGATACTTTTTACCGTTTCTACACCTACTCCCATCTCCGGCAATTGTGCGAGCGGTTGAAATGTATCTATGAAAAACATGAATCGCTGGAAGACGCATTGGCTACCAGTCCATACCCCAATCCGATTACGAAGATACAGGATGTCTTTTCGGGTATCGAAGGTATTCCGGTATTGACCGGTACATCCGCCTGCAAACGTCTGGCGATGTTCCTTCGCTGGATGGTCCGGAAAGACGGTATTGTCGATTTCGGAATCTGGGGAACCTCGATACGCCCCCATGAACTGATCATTCCTTTAGATACACATGTCCATCAGATATCCTTGGAACTGGGATTGACCGCTCAAAAGAATGCCACCTTAAAAACAGCCATCGAGATAACCGAAGCCCTGAAAGAAGTCTTTCCCGATGATCCGTGTCTGGGGGATTTTGCGCTGTTTGGGTATGATATAAATAGGAAAACGTTGTAA
- a CDS encoding PDDEXK nuclease domain-containing protein, with the protein MNNLIKADNEYQQWLANLKKRIKQSQIKAAVKVNTELLELYWSIGSDIVKKQTESDWGDGIIEQLSLDLRLAFPEIKGFSSRNLWYMKKWFLFYSGENIKLHQVGAESSSKMPQFVAEIPWRHHTEIITKCKSIEEALFYIKKTLQEGWSRAILIHYIGVDLYRSQGKTISNFSSTLPSLQSELAQDMLKDPYNFDFLTLTEGYKEKELEKALTDNLTRFLLELGTGFAFVGRQVPIQVGESSYYIDMLFYHFRMKCFVVVELKTVKFEPEFAGKLNFYVTAIDRQMRDKDDNPTIGLLICKDKEDVIAEYTLADIQKPLGISAYDLNNILPETFRSSLPTIEEIEKNMKNF; encoded by the coding sequence ATGAACAATTTAATTAAAGCGGACAATGAGTATCAGCAATGGTTGGCTAATCTCAAAAAACGTATCAAACAAAGTCAGATAAAGGCTGCTGTAAAGGTTAACACTGAATTATTAGAACTATATTGGAGTATAGGTTCTGATATTGTAAAGAAACAGACCGAATCTGATTGGGGAGATGGAATTATTGAACAACTAAGTCTTGATCTACGGCTGGCCTTCCCGGAAATCAAAGGTTTTTCTTCTCGTAATTTGTGGTATATGAAGAAGTGGTTTTTGTTTTACTCTGGTGAAAATATAAAACTGCACCAAGTTGGTGCAGAATCTTCATCAAAGATGCCACAGTTTGTAGCAGAAATTCCATGGAGACATCATACTGAAATAATAACTAAATGCAAATCTATCGAAGAAGCATTGTTTTATATAAAAAAGACCTTACAGGAGGGTTGGAGTCGTGCTATCTTAATCCATTATATAGGGGTTGATTTATATAGATCACAAGGGAAAACTATTTCAAACTTCTCCTCAACTTTACCTTCTTTACAAAGTGAACTTGCACAAGATATGTTGAAAGATCCTTACAATTTTGATTTTCTTACATTAACGGAAGGATATAAAGAAAAAGAATTGGAGAAGGCTTTAACAGACAATCTTACTCGATTTTTATTGGAGCTTGGAACCGGTTTTGCTTTTGTAGGACGTCAAGTTCCTATTCAGGTCGGTGAATCATCTTATTATATTGATATGTTATTTTATCATTTCAGGATGAAGTGCTTTGTTGTAGTCGAATTAAAAACAGTGAAGTTTGAACCTGAATTTGCAGGTAAATTAAATTTTTATGTAACAGCTATTGATAGGCAGATGCGGGATAAGGATGATAATCCGACTATTGGTTTATTGATATGTAAAGACAAAGAAGATGTAATTGCTGAATATACTTTGGCTGATATACAAAAACCTTTAGGTATATCTGCTTATGATCTGAATAATATTTTACCAGAGACATTTAGAAGCAGTCTTCCTACTATTGAGGAAATTGAAAAGAATATGAAGAACTTTTGA
- a CDS encoding DNA alkylation repair protein, whose protein sequence is MTAEFVLSELLSMANPEKAVFLQRFFKTGPGQYAEGDVFLGLVVPLTRSIAKANKQTPLAELQKLMNSEYHEARLCALLIAVEQFKKASEADRKKLYDFYLDNARRINNWDLVDVTCPHLVGLYLLDKDRSRLYELAESDCLWEQRIAMVSTVTFIRNREYTDTLALAEKLMSHKHDLMHKAVGWMLREVGKKDRETLTAFLEEYATRLPRTALRYAIEHYPEDQRQYFLKKK, encoded by the coding sequence ATGACGGCGGAGTTTGTATTGAGCGAACTTCTCTCGATGGCGAATCCGGAGAAGGCTGTTTTCCTGCAACGTTTCTTTAAAACGGGGCCGGGACAGTATGCCGAAGGCGATGTATTCCTCGGACTGGTCGTTCCCCTCACCCGCAGCATCGCAAAGGCGAACAAGCAAACACCTTTGGCGGAATTGCAGAAACTGATGAATAGCGAATATCACGAAGCACGCCTTTGTGCCCTTTTGATCGCGGTCGAGCAATTCAAAAAGGCTTCGGAAGCCGACCGGAAGAAACTGTATGATTTCTATCTCGACAATGCCCGCCGGATCAATAACTGGGATCTGGTGGATGTAACTTGTCCGCATCTGGTGGGTCTTTATTTGCTGGATAAAGACCGTTCCCGGTTGTATGAACTGGCGGAAAGCGATTGCCTGTGGGAACAACGCATCGCGATGGTTTCGACGGTGACGTTTATCCGTAATCGTGAATATACCGATACGCTGGCATTGGCGGAAAAACTGATGTCGCATAAACATGACCTGATGCATAAGGCTGTGGGCTGGATGCTTCGTGAGGTTGGAAAGAAGGACCGGGAGACTTTAACCGCTTTCCTGGAAGAGTATGCCACCCGTCTCCCCCGCACAGCGCTCCGCTATGCCATCGAGCATTACCCGGAGGATCAGCGTCAGTATTTCCTGAAGAAGAAATAA
- a CDS encoding nucleoside recognition domain-containing protein, producing the protein MVLNYIWIAFFLIAFVVALGKLIFAGDTVVFTDIINATFDSAKSGFEISLGLTGILSLWLGIMKIGEKGGVIQSFARLAAPVFSKLFPDIPKGHPATGSIFMNFSANLLGLDNAATPMGLKAMQQLQEFNTDKESASNPMIMFLCINASGLTLIPITIMMYRAQLGAANPSDVFLPIMLATFTSTLIAILAVCIKQRINILQKNLLLFFGGMAAFIGGLVWLFNSLEQEQVSLYSTVFANTLLFTIICGFIVSGVRKKINVYDTFIEGAKEGFKTAITIIPYLIAVLVAIGVFRASGAMDFVIGGIRTGVEAVGLNADFVGGLPTILMKPLSGSGARGMMLDAMRTYGADSFVGRLSSIVQGSADTTFYVVALYYGSVGIRNTRYTVQCSLLADLAGAIAAIALTYLFFAQ; encoded by the coding sequence ATGGTTCTAAACTACATTTGGATTGCTTTCTTTCTTATCGCATTCGTTGTCGCACTGGGAAAACTGATCTTTGCAGGCGATACAGTGGTATTCACCGATATCATTAATGCCACATTCGATTCAGCCAAAAGTGGATTTGAAATATCATTAGGCTTAACAGGTATCTTGTCGCTTTGGCTAGGCATTATGAAGATAGGTGAAAAGGGAGGGGTGATTCAGTCGTTTGCCCGGTTGGCTGCCCCGGTGTTCAGCAAACTCTTTCCCGATATCCCCAAAGGTCATCCGGCAACAGGTTCTATCTTTATGAACTTCTCCGCCAACCTGCTGGGACTGGATAATGCAGCGACTCCGATGGGATTAAAAGCGATGCAGCAATTACAGGAATTCAACACGGACAAGGAATCGGCCAGCAACCCGATGATCATGTTTTTATGTATCAATGCTTCCGGACTGACACTGATCCCTATCACGATCATGATGTACAGGGCACAGCTGGGAGCCGCCAATCCATCGGATGTATTCCTGCCGATCATGCTGGCGACATTTACTTCTACACTGATAGCTATCCTGGCTGTTTGTATTAAACAGCGTATCAATATCCTTCAGAAAAACCTGCTGTTATTCTTCGGAGGGATGGCTGCCTTTATCGGAGGGCTCGTTTGGTTATTCAACTCGCTGGAACAGGAACAGGTATCGCTTTATTCGACTGTCTTCGCCAATACGTTATTGTTTACCATTATCTGCGGATTCATCGTAAGCGGCGTACGCAAAAAGATCAATGTCTACGACACTTTTATCGAAGGGGCCAAAGAGGGCTTCAAGACAGCCATAACAATCATTCCATACCTGATAGCGGTACTGGTAGCCATCGGCGTATTCCGTGCATCGGGTGCAATGGATTTTGTGATAGGAGGTATCCGGACAGGAGTAGAGGCGGTAGGGCTGAATGCCGATTTTGTCGGTGGATTGCCAACCATACTGATGAAGCCGCTGAGTGGTAGCGGTGCCCGTGGCATGATGCTGGATGCAATGCGAACATATGGAGCAGATTCGTTTGTCGGACGCCTTTCGTCGATCGTACAGGGTTCTGCCGATACTACTTTTTATGTGGTGGCCCTTTATTATGGCAGTGTAGGAATCCGCAACACACGGTACACGGTACAGTGTTCTTTACTGGCTGACCTGGCGGGGGCTATTGCAGCAATAGCGCTCACTTATTTATTCTTTGCACAGTAA
- a CDS encoding sensor histidine kinase — MKVRLLFLFVCLAWNGWAESFTPYSRDSLKKGDWFTFECVHYYPYVAPGIQEEIPWRAENIRRVIIRATVIDRTDKSISIDYTLDNLYDCHNDKEKQGFYYFDNRYQQDFGFKDSTSDKQILHVTYDRKSGKALTFDRTNSLYSYSKTYIPFGVRQEGLSANTDVSVQDSLNLDKLVTSTANDLLTGWSEGLPNFPTPNTRIIEASFPLPPNTEFTCCNLDLDTSGDSTVHKKIFIPYPTEYKVGEQKTLLLTPGDSIVQDKKLYTDTHRIRYEGRGNEQNNFQYGYRRFANLYESDIFAFNLRQPDELEKAFQSRNALFQTVLEKDFGKMDPYWRKVFERSEQYLKGAVILQRYMYYTDKEDWHKSGLLSWQAPHFASVNPLIDYAYNLKKPDAANYDYFLYEYTIYKKQELKSDNLRLNKQKELTPQEDYLLTKQILSGYPKYQVNKVNLKALMGEKMLSELEADYNDFISSCPDTSLTNDLKKTYNKLLPFEAGKNIKETGLIITDSLHLAKGNDRKYILLQLLTWDGLPANILQNALDLKQRIEAEGLTSTIQLELYSNFSSHNAEKVKPYKAIPSQQAQDLKSKGIYPLTILMCEDGTILYRRLWDFDIDTIIDLVKKDLSREDKSFNDFIKGFKEGVIGAFLLAAIIGLIYYFRTKNKQKQELNRRRIRELELRAIRSQMNPHFIFNALSSIQNLINRSANQEANKYLIDFSRLLRKVLATSEKKLVPLSDEIEQLQLYLKLEQLRFPFSYSLTVDENIQPDTIEIPGMLIQPFVENAVKHGIAPRGTGEITIRLSLQNQLLIIDITDDGPGLKTEENGGFGIRAVTNEFEILKTLYNTEIGVTIENRQEKEAVSGCHVRLSIPL, encoded by the coding sequence ATGAAAGTAAGGCTCTTATTTTTATTCGTATGTCTGGCATGGAACGGATGGGCGGAATCATTCACTCCTTACAGTCGCGATTCTCTTAAAAAAGGGGATTGGTTCACTTTTGAGTGTGTTCATTATTATCCTTATGTAGCACCGGGAATCCAGGAAGAGATTCCCTGGAGAGCAGAGAATATCCGGAGGGTCATTATCCGGGCAACGGTGATAGACAGAACGGATAAGTCTATTTCTATCGATTATACGCTGGATAACCTGTATGATTGTCACAATGATAAAGAGAAACAGGGATTTTATTATTTCGACAATCGTTACCAGCAGGATTTCGGTTTTAAAGACAGTACCTCTGACAAACAGATTCTACATGTCACATACGATCGGAAGAGTGGAAAAGCACTCACTTTCGACAGAACGAACTCACTCTACTCCTATTCGAAAACGTATATTCCTTTCGGAGTAAGACAAGAGGGATTATCAGCCAATACGGATGTATCTGTTCAGGATTCTTTAAATCTGGACAAGCTTGTCACCTCGACAGCCAACGATCTTCTGACCGGATGGAGTGAGGGCCTACCTAACTTTCCGACACCGAATACACGAATTATCGAAGCCTCCTTCCCTCTTCCTCCAAATACGGAATTTACCTGCTGCAATTTAGATCTCGACACATCTGGAGATTCAACCGTTCATAAAAAAATATTTATCCCCTACCCGACAGAATACAAAGTCGGAGAACAAAAAACGCTATTACTAACTCCCGGAGATTCCATTGTTCAGGACAAAAAACTATATACAGATACACATCGCATCCGTTACGAAGGACGAGGAAACGAGCAAAACAACTTCCAATACGGCTATCGAAGGTTCGCCAACCTCTATGAGTCTGACATATTTGCTTTCAACCTCAGACAACCCGACGAGCTGGAAAAAGCTTTCCAGTCCCGTAATGCTCTTTTTCAAACGGTCTTGGAGAAAGATTTTGGAAAGATGGACCCCTATTGGCGAAAGGTATTCGAACGCTCGGAACAGTATCTCAAAGGAGCTGTTATCCTACAACGCTATATGTATTACACCGACAAAGAAGACTGGCATAAAAGCGGTTTGCTCAGCTGGCAAGCCCCCCACTTTGCATCGGTCAATCCACTTATCGATTATGCATACAACCTGAAAAAACCGGATGCTGCAAATTATGACTATTTCCTGTACGAGTATACTATCTATAAAAAACAGGAACTCAAGTCGGATAATCTACGTCTGAACAAGCAGAAAGAATTAACTCCACAGGAAGACTATCTATTAACTAAACAAATCCTTTCCGGTTATCCAAAATATCAAGTAAACAAAGTTAATCTAAAGGCTTTAATGGGTGAAAAAATGCTATCCGAATTAGAAGCGGATTACAACGATTTTATCAGTTCCTGCCCGGATACCAGCCTGACAAACGATCTAAAAAAGACATACAACAAGCTGTTACCTTTTGAAGCCGGAAAGAATATTAAAGAAACCGGTCTAATTATAACCGACAGCCTGCACCTGGCGAAAGGAAACGACCGGAAATACATCCTGTTACAACTATTGACATGGGATGGTCTTCCCGCCAATATTCTCCAAAACGCACTCGACTTGAAACAGCGTATTGAAGCGGAAGGACTAACTTCCACCATACAACTCGAACTATACTCAAATTTCTCCTCTCATAATGCGGAGAAGGTAAAGCCATACAAAGCTATACCCAGCCAGCAAGCACAAGATTTAAAGTCTAAGGGTATCTACCCACTCACCATTCTGATGTGCGAAGACGGAACTATTCTCTATCGGAGACTCTGGGATTTTGACATAGACACAATCATTGATTTAGTAAAAAAAGACCTGAGCAGAGAAGACAAATCCTTTAACGATTTCATAAAAGGATTCAAAGAAGGTGTTATAGGTGCGTTTTTACTCGCTGCGATCATCGGTCTTATTTACTATTTCCGAACCAAAAACAAACAAAAGCAGGAGCTTAACCGCCGTCGTATCCGTGAACTCGAACTCCGTGCGATCCGTTCCCAGATGAATCCGCATTTCATCTTTAACGCACTCAGCTCGATCCAGAATTTGATCAATCGCTCCGCCAATCAGGAGGCGAATAAATATCTGATCGACTTCTCCCGCTTACTGCGGAAGGTACTGGCCACATCCGAAAAGAAGCTTGTTCCCCTCTCCGACGAGATCGAACAGCTACAGTTATATTTGAAACTCGAACAACTTCGTTTCCCCTTCTCCTATTCCCTGACAGTAGACGAAAACATCCAGCCGGATACGATCGAGATACCAGGAATGCTGATACAACCTTTCGTTGAAAATGCAGTTAAACACGGAATCGCCCCGCGTGGTACCGGAGAGATTACAATTCGATTATCTTTGCAAAACCAGTTGTTGATAATCGACATCACCGACGATGGTCCCGGACTGAAAACAGAAGAGAACGGAGGTTTCGGTATCCGTGCCGTCACCAACGAGTTCGAAATATTAAAGACTTTGTACAATACGGAAATCGGTGTTACAATCGAAAACAGGCAGGAAAAAGAAGCTGTCTCCGGTTGCCATGTCCGGTTATCCATTCCTTTATAA
- the mnmG gene encoding tRNA uridine-5-carboxymethylaminomethyl(34) synthesis enzyme MnmG, giving the protein MTFNYDVIVVGAGHAGCEAAAAAANLGSKTLLITMDMNKIAQMSCNPAVGGIAKGQIVREIDALGGYMGIVTDRTAIQFRMLNRSKGPAMWSPRSQSDRARFIDCWRGILENLPNLYMWQDTVREILLDGDTVCGVKTNMNVEFRAKSVVLTNGTFLNGLMHIGRTQIRGGRISEPAATGLTEQLVSLGIKSERMKTGTPVRIDGRSVHFDEMGEQPGENDFHKFSYLDIQPRPLKQLSCWTTFTNEACHNILREGLPDSPLYNGQIQSIGPRYCPSIETKIVTFADKNQHQLFLEPEGETTQEYYLNGFSSSLPLDIQLRALQAIPAFRDIHIYRPGYAIEYDFFDPTQLHHNLETKRIRNLFFAGQINGTTGYEEAGGQGLMAGINAHINCHGGEPFILGRDEAYIGVLIDDLVTKGVDEPYRMFTSRAEYRILLRQDDADMRLTEKSYQLGLAKQDRYELLTEKKEQRDAIIRFAENYSVKPQYINSGLENLGTTPLSHGCKLIDLIPRPQVTLENIAELVPAFRTELDKVSVARREEIIEAAEILIKYSGYIRREQIIADKINRLENIHIKGKFDYNSIQSLSTEARQKLTRIDPDTIAQASRIPGISPSDINILLVLLGR; this is encoded by the coding sequence ATGACTTTCAATTACGATGTGATCGTGGTAGGTGCCGGTCATGCAGGCTGTGAAGCCGCAGCAGCTGCCGCCAACCTGGGTTCGAAAACGCTTCTTATCACAATGGACATGAACAAGATTGCACAGATGAGTTGCAATCCGGCCGTAGGCGGTATCGCCAAAGGACAGATCGTTCGTGAGATTGATGCACTGGGAGGGTATATGGGTATTGTTACAGACCGTACCGCTATTCAGTTCCGTATGTTGAACCGGAGTAAAGGACCTGCCATGTGGAGTCCGCGCTCACAAAGCGACCGTGCCCGTTTTATAGATTGCTGGCGGGGAATACTGGAAAATCTTCCCAATTTATACATGTGGCAGGATACCGTCCGCGAAATCCTCCTGGATGGTGACACCGTTTGCGGCGTTAAGACGAATATGAATGTAGAATTCCGTGCGAAAAGCGTCGTTCTGACCAACGGCACTTTCCTGAACGGTCTGATGCATATCGGACGAACGCAAATACGCGGCGGACGCATCTCCGAACCGGCAGCCACCGGATTGACGGAACAACTGGTTTCATTAGGTATCAAATCGGAACGGATGAAGACCGGAACCCCGGTTCGTATTGACGGAAGAAGCGTACATTTCGATGAAATGGGCGAACAGCCGGGAGAGAACGATTTCCATAAGTTCTCCTATCTCGATATCCAGCCGCGTCCGTTGAAACAGCTCAGTTGCTGGACGACTTTCACCAACGAAGCCTGTCACAATATTTTGCGCGAAGGTCTCCCCGACTCTCCGTTATACAACGGACAGATCCAGAGTATCGGACCGCGTTACTGCCCGAGCATTGAAACGAAGATTGTCACGTTTGCCGACAAGAACCAGCACCAGCTGTTCTTAGAGCCCGAAGGTGAGACGACACAGGAGTATTACCTGAACGGTTTCTCCTCTTCTCTCCCACTCGACATTCAGCTACGTGCCCTACAAGCTATTCCGGCATTCAGGGATATCCATATCTACCGTCCGGGATATGCCATCGAATACGACTTCTTCGATCCGACGCAGTTACATCATAATCTGGAAACAAAACGAATCCGCAACCTGTTCTTTGCCGGACAGATCAACGGAACCACGGGATACGAAGAGGCAGGCGGACAAGGTCTCATGGCTGGTATCAATGCTCACATCAATTGCCACGGCGGAGAACCATTCATCCTGGGACGCGACGAAGCCTATATCGGCGTGCTGATCGACGACCTCGTGACGAAAGGTGTAGACGAACCTTACCGTATGTTCACCTCCCGTGCCGAATACCGCATCCTGCTCCGGCAAGACGATGCCGATATGCGACTGACGGAAAAATCCTATCAGCTAGGTTTAGCCAAACAGGATCGTTACGAGCTGCTCACCGAAAAGAAAGAGCAACGGGATGCGATCATCCGTTTTGCAGAGAATTACTCGGTAAAGCCGCAATACATAAACAGCGGATTGGAAAACCTGGGGACAACCCCACTCTCTCACGGTTGCAAACTGATCGACCTGATTCCCCGCCCTCAGGTTACACTGGAGAATATTGCCGAACTCGTTCCGGCCTTCCGTACAGAGTTGGATAAAGTATCCGTTGCACGAAGGGAAGAGATCATCGAAGCGGCAGAGATACTGATTAAATACAGCGGTTATATCCGTCGCGAACAAATCATCGCAGACAAAATAAACCGCCTCGAAAATATCCATATCAAAGGCAAGTTCGATTACAATTCGATCCAGTCTTTATCGACGGAGGCACGGCAGAAACTAACACGAATAGACCCGGACACGATTGCCCAGGCAAGCCGTATTCCAGGCATCTCCCCGAGCGACATCAACATCCTGCTGGTACTGCTCGGAAGATAA
- the ybeY gene encoding rRNA maturation RNase YbeY, giving the protein MAISFYAEDIELPAIKKRAVSSWIKAVTETYGKKTGDISYIFCSDEKILEVNRQYLQHDYYTDIITFDYTSGNKISGDLFISLDTVKTNSEKFETPYNEELHRTIIHGILHLCGINDKGPGEREIMEENENKALAILPEECREG; this is encoded by the coding sequence ATGGCAATATCATTTTACGCGGAAGACATCGAACTTCCGGCTATCAAAAAGAGAGCTGTCAGCAGCTGGATCAAAGCGGTGACAGAAACATACGGGAAAAAGACAGGGGATATCAGCTATATCTTTTGTTCCGACGAAAAGATCCTGGAGGTAAACCGCCAGTATCTGCAACACGATTATTACACCGATATCATCACATTCGATTACACCAGCGGCAACAAAATATCAGGTGATCTTTTCATTAGCCTGGATACAGTGAAAACAAATTCAGAAAAGTTCGAAACACCTTATAACGAAGAATTGCACCGCACGATCATCCACGGAATTCTTCATCTATGCGGCATCAACGACAAAGGCCCGGGGGAGAGGGAGATCATGGAAGAAAACGAAAATAAGGCTTTGGCTATCTTGCCGGAGGAATGCCGGGAGGGGTGA